One window from the genome of Puniceicoccales bacterium encodes:
- the rpmH gene encoding 50S ribosomal protein L34, with protein MKPTYNPSKIKRARKFGFRARMATSSGRAVISARRRKGRQKLSASVPRS; from the coding sequence ATGAAGCCTACATATAATCCTTCCAAAATAAAGAGAGCTAGGAAATTTGGATTCCGGGCGAGAATGGCTACTTCGAGCGGTAGGGCAGTGATTTCTGCTCGCAGACGCAAGGGGCGCCAAAAACTATCGGCCAGTGTTCCGCGCAGTTAG
- a CDS encoding adenylyltransferase/cytidyltransferase family protein: MKMVNYKLSSFDDAVRRREEAKANGEVVVLTNGCFDFLHVGHILSLESAKKFGDQLWVALNSDDSIKMIKGDNRPILMAEERAYMLAALECVDGVFLFDGITLAEELNLFRPDVYVKSSDYSIDTLNEDEKAVLIDIGAKIEFTEYLDGISTTKIIDRIKKSYQT; the protein is encoded by the coding sequence ATGAAGATGGTTAATTACAAGTTGTCTTCTTTTGATGATGCAGTTAGAAGACGTGAAGAAGCTAAGGCAAATGGTGAGGTTGTGGTACTGACAAATGGATGTTTTGATTTTCTCCATGTGGGCCATATCCTATCATTGGAATCGGCGAAAAAATTTGGAGATCAGCTATGGGTTGCTCTGAATAGCGATGATAGTATCAAAATGATAAAAGGTGACAATCGCCCCATCCTGATGGCGGAGGAGAGGGCTTATATGTTGGCCGCATTGGAGTGTGTTGATGGTGTTTTTCTATTTGATGGCATAACTTTGGCCGAAGAACTGAATCTTTTTCGGCCCGATGTGTATGTAAAGTCTTCGGATTATAGCATTGATACATTAAATGAGGATGAAAAAGCTGTGCTGATTGATATTGGTGCAAAAATCGAATTCACCGAATATTTAGATGGCATTAGCACTACAAAAATTATAGATAGGATAAAAAAATCTTATCAGACTTGA
- the nusB gene encoding transcription antitermination factor NusB: MCDLGFSGYSSGTGGIRAANRLLTVQFLYMADARGLSDAISEFIPFCNALNLNDLDCAFSLELVTLVMSNRKTIDAVIQKYATNWQINRIARVELCVLRMATAEMLFRQDIPPIVTINEAIEITKMLAGNEPKRFINGILDRIKDSLNRPCRTANI, encoded by the coding sequence ATGTGTGATCTTGGATTTAGTGGCTATAGTAGTGGTACCGGTGGCATTAGGGCAGCAAATAGATTGCTGACGGTACAGTTTCTTTATATGGCAGATGCCAGAGGTTTGAGCGATGCAATTTCAGAATTTATACCTTTCTGCAATGCATTGAATCTAAATGATTTAGATTGTGCCTTTTCCTTGGAGTTAGTGACATTGGTGATGAGCAATCGCAAAACCATAGATGCTGTCATTCAAAAATATGCTACAAATTGGCAAATAAATAGGATTGCCAGGGTGGAATTGTGCGTGTTGCGAATGGCGACGGCAGAAATGTTGTTTAGGCAAGATATTCCTCCCATTGTCACAATAAATGAGGCCATAGAAATCACTAAGATGTTGGCTGGTAATGAACCTAAACGGTTTATTAATGGCATACTCGACCGCATAAAAGATTCTTTAAACCGGCCCTGTAGGACGGCAAATATATGA